The Campylobacter sp. CNRCH_2014_0184h DNA window TTTACTTCAATTGTTTATTTTATAGGGTTTATATTAAGAAATATTTTCAATAAAAATTCTCATATATAAAATTAAAAATTAACTTTTTGTAGCATTTTTTAAAATTAAAAATGATTGCAATTACTTATTTTTTATATATAGATCATAATCAAGTTTACAAAATCTATCTTTGTATGCAAAAAAATACTCACAAATTTATCGATACCATCCTAGTTTGTTTTAACCATAGTTTTTCAAAATTTATAATACTCGCATAGTATCCTTTAATATATTCTAAGAAATTATACTAAAATTATTTTATATTTTTTATGTTTTAATTTATCAATTTTACCTTTTATAGTTGTAAACGAATACAAATAACTTGCATAATAAAAAAATACTTAATTATTTTAATTTTTTAACAAAAAATATTCAGGAAACCAACAGTTTTCATCAGGGTAAAAGTAAAATTTGTATTGCAAATAATATCAAAATTCTACAATAAATTACAAATATTTATACTGGATTATAGTAGAAAAATTAATTTGTAAGATATTTATAATTATTAAAAAATATAATTTTTAAGCTAATATTTTTAACTTTTATATTGAAAATATTTTATTTAAAAGCTATGAAAGTTTCAAAATTTACCCATTTAAACACACTTTCTACTTTAGAAAATCCTGCTTTTTTAAGCATGGCTATGTTTTCATTTTGAGTATAAGGTATGAGAACATTTTCCAAAGCTTCTCGTTTGCTTGAAATTTCTAGCTTACTATAACCTTGCTCTAGTTTATACTGCTCATAAATTTGTATCATTTTTTTAGCTATTTTGACATCTTCATAAAGAATTTTTTCGCTAAGCACAAATATACCATTTTCATTTAGGTTTTGATAGATTTTATCAACTAACTCTTGTCTTTTGGGTGGGCGGATAAACTGCAAAGTGTAGGTGGCGATGAAAACATCATTTTTAAAAAACTCAAAATCATCTAAATTTTTTTGATGAAATTCCACCCTAGCTCCAAAAGCTTGGCATTTACTTTTAGCAATCTCTAGCATAGCATTAGCCTCATCAACCCCACTTAAAAGAAAATCTTTTCTTTTTTCATAAAGTGCAAGCAATAAACTAGCCGTAGAACAACCAAGATCACAAATTCTTGCATTTTGCGGTGTAAAATGATCTATGAGTTCGACTATGAGTTTTAAATTTTGCGTATAAAAAGGCACGGACCTTGACACCATATCATCAAAAACGCTTGCTACACTTTTATCAAATTCAAATTGTTTTTCTAAGGGTTTTTTAAAAATTTCATCTTTCATTTAATTTTCCTAAAATTTCTTTTGCTTTGTTAATATCTTTACTAATTTGTGCTTTTAATAAAGCTAAGTCGTTAAATTTCTCATTAGCTCTTATATAGTCAATAAAGCTTAACTCCACTGATTTTGTATTTGTGTTTGTGAAATTTTCATCTAAAATATGCGTTTCTAAAGCAAAATTTTCATCAGTAGATCTTATACCTATAAAACTTACACTATGATAACTTTTATTTTCAATCTTTACCAAAGTCGCATATACACCATCTTTAGGTAAAAAGAAGTCTTTGACGCATAAATTTAAAGTTGCAAAAAGCTCTTTAGCACCTATGCCTTGCCCTTTGATGATATTTGCCTGTATAGTATAAAACCTACCTAGGAAATTTTTAGCTTCTTTAACTTTAGCTTCTTCAAGTAAGGTTTTAATCATACTTGTATGAACGCTTTTGTTTTGAATTTTAAACTCATCTACAATGATAGTGTTTATATCACAAAGGCTTTGTATATCTTTGGCGCTACATTTTCTTTCTTTACCAAATTTAAAATCATAACCTACGATGATTTTTTCTAGTTTGGGAAATTCTTGCTTTAAAAGCTTTAAAAAATCCTCGCCTTTGTAATTTTTGATTTTTTCAAAATCACAAAAAATCAAAGGAAAATCAACCAAATTTACTCTAAAATCCTTAGGTGTTAAGGCTTCTTTTTCCTCTTTAGTGATGATAAACAAAGCTCCATTTTCATCTAAATGCTTAAAAAGCTCATAATGCCCCAAATGCATACCATCAAAACGCCCTATGGCTAAGCTCGTGATTTTAGTTTTTTCTATAGGCGTAGAAAAACTCAACATTACCTTCTTTTCCTTTTAAGTGTGACTCTTGACTTACTTGTAAAATCCAACCAAGCTTTGCACAGGCTTTTTCAAAGCTTTCTTTAGCAGTTTTAATGGCTTTGATATCTTTTACTACTCCGTTTTTATCACGCTTAGCATTTTTACCTACTTCAAATTGAGGCTTAAAAAGCAAGATGATAAGATCTTTAGCAAGTTTATCTATATGAAAAATTAAATGTGTTAAAGATATAAAACTCACATCACAAGTGATAACATCATATAAAATTTCACTTTTAAACTCACGCAAATCAGTGTTTTCGCAAATTTGGATATTTTCTAAATTTCTTAAGCTCTTATGAAGTTGATTAGAACCTACATCCAAAGCTGTGATATGTTTAGCCTTGTTTTGATGTAAAATTTGTACAAAACCTCCAGTCGATGAGCCTATATCTAAACAAATTTTATCTTTGATAGTAAATGTATGCTCTTGTAAAAAACGCTTGAGTTTAAAAGCAGCTCTACT harbors:
- the cmoA gene encoding carboxy-S-adenosyl-L-methionine synthase CmoA, whose protein sequence is MKDEIFKKPLEKQFEFDKSVASVFDDMVSRSVPFYTQNLKLIVELIDHFTPQNARICDLGCSTASLLLALYEKRKDFLLSGVDEANAMLEIAKSKCQAFGARVEFHQKNLDDFEFFKNDVFIATYTLQFIRPPKRQELVDKIYQNLNENGIFVLSEKILYEDVKIAKKMIQIYEQYKLEQGYSKLEISSKREALENVLIPYTQNENIAMLKKAGFSKVESVFKWVNFETFIAFK
- a CDS encoding bifunctional riboflavin kinase/FAD synthetase; translated protein: MLSFSTPIEKTKITSLAIGRFDGMHLGHYELFKHLDENGALFIITKEEKEALTPKDFRVNLVDFPLIFCDFEKIKNYKGEDFLKLLKQEFPKLEKIIVGYDFKFGKERKCSAKDIQSLCDINTIIVDEFKIQNKSVHTSMIKTLLEEAKVKEAKNFLGRFYTIQANIIKGQGIGAKELFATLNLCVKDFFLPKDGVYATLVKIENKSYHSVSFIGIRSTDENFALETHILDENFTNTNTKSVELSFIDYIRANEKFNDLALLKAQISKDINKAKEILGKLNER
- a CDS encoding TlyA family RNA methyltransferase, which gives rise to MRFDVFVSAKLNISRNKACELIENKQILLNDEFKKTSFRITSQSPLEDESLKLTLLEELFVSRAAFKLKRFLQEHTFTIKDKICLDIGSSTGGFVQILHQNKAKHITALDVGSNQLHKSLRNLENIQICENTDLREFKSEILYDVITCDVSFISLTHLIFHIDKLAKDLIILLFKPQFEVGKNAKRDKNGVVKDIKAIKTAKESFEKACAKLGWILQVSQESHLKGKEGNVEFFYAYRKN